In Hydra vulgaris chromosome 06, alternate assembly HydraT2T_AEP, a genomic segment contains:
- the LOC136082087 gene encoding uncharacterized protein LOC136082087 produces MKTTHSECAVCKDNIYKNQKAIFCDNCLNWVHLKCNNLNDIDYQLLKNSSKNCSWFCINCLASIFPFNNEIITDNENLANGDTKINKNYQVSGFPIESLHTVFNTFNTHINNNNKTRKTSINSYYINVDDLKCIAADKSSFNVFHINISSLSKHFDDLENLLQSTKLEFDIIGISETTLNKKSPQTSNLTLNGYSYEHTPSESHAGGALLYINNRLAYKPRNDLHIFKPKELESIFIEIINPKKSNIIVGCVYRHPKMSLDNFLSFYLNPLLKNLTKENKTVFILGDFNIDLLKYDTDSYTRDFLDSLTSYYFLPHIVHPTRICKTSKTLIDNIFSNLKSNKYKAGNLTTTISDHLPQFLIAYNILKPPPNNKLLIQERNWKRFNEVAFRNDFHNLSLDREPKIYPDNCTQSLENTISNINLLLDIHAPLKKLNKQNIKFMTKPWISDELKHSIQHKNNLFKKYIRSKNQTNKTIYHNEYKTFRNNLQSKLKESKKKYYDNYFTENIKNIKATWKGIKNIINIKSNSQTNPNVIIHNNKTITNPSDICNAFNNYFTNIGKDVQATIPSSMNHFTYYLSNPFQKSFFIKPTDEHEISNIINSLDANKASGPNGLPVKILKLLKTELSRILSNIFNISFSSGIFPENLKTAKVVPIFKTDSKLLISNYRPISLLSNIDKILERLMFNRLYKFFNENKLFCELQFGFRTNYSTSLALLSLTEKVKDSLDEGMFGCGIFIDLQKAFDTVDIDILLYKLSYYGIRGVSNSWFKSFLTNRTQLVSISGMSSDLNDIKNLINNISIVICDTTAANTGLVFHSCQLNVLDLILKHFMNSRFESLSTSPNVKYWFINELISNYHDLIEKYKPNGLVIKSKKYDRNDYTELDLLCKGYKFYRDTMTLPTIHFFKPEPISNARWNSRAIYCMEYMHLTFEKKNR; encoded by the exons ATGAAAACTACACATAGCGAATGTGCTGTTTGCAAagataatatctataaaaatcaGAAAGCTATTTTTTGTGATAACTGCCTCAATTGGGTCCACCTAAAATGTAACAACCTCAATGATATTGACTACCAATTACTAAAAAACTCCTCAAAAAATTGTTCATGGTTTTGTATAAATTGCTTAGCTAGTATATTTCCCTTCAATAACGAAATTATAACTGACAATGAAAATCTTGCTAATGGTGacactaaaataaacaaaaattatcaagTATCAGGTTTTCCCATAGAGAGTCTTCACACAGTATTCAACACATTTAATACAcatattaataacaacaacaaaactcgAAAAACCTCAATAAACAGTTACTACATCAATGTTgatgatttaaaatgtatagCAGCTGACAAATCCTCATTCAATGTCTTTCATATCAATATATCATCACTCTCGAAACATTTTGATGACCTTGAAAATCTACTCCAATCAACAAAACTTGAATTTGACATAATTGGTATATCGGAAAccacattgaataaaaaaagcccACAAACTAGCAACTTAACACTTAATGGGTATTCCTATGAACACACACCATCTGAATCACATGCAGGTGgtgcattattatatataaataacaggCTCGCCTATAAACCCAGAAACGATCTCCACATCTTTAAACCAAAAGAACTAGAATCtatctttattgaaattataaatcctaaaaaatcaaacattatcGTTGGTTGTGTTTACAGGCATCCAAAAATGTCTTTAGACAACTTCCTATCATTCTATCTTAATCCGTTACTCAAAAAcctaacaaaagaaaataaaactgtattCATTTTAGGGGATTTCAACATTGATCTGTTAAAGTATGACACAGATTCATATACTAGAGACTTTTTAGATTCACTCACCTCATATTACTTTCTACCTCACATTGTCCACCCTACTCGTATctgtaaaacatcaaaaacactAATAGACAACATCTTTTCAAatcttaaatcaaataaatataaagcagGGAATCTTACCACCACAATCTCAGATCATCTTCCACAATTTCTGATAGCCTATAATATTCTTAAACCACCACCTAATAATAAGCTCTTAATCCAGGAAAGAAACTGGAAAAGGTTCAATGAAGTTGCATTTAGAAACGATTTTCACAATCTTAGTTTAGACAGAGAACCAAAAATATACCCTGATAATTGTACTCAGTCTCTTGAGAATACTATTTCCAACATCAATCTACTGCTCGATATCCATGCGCCTTTGAAAAAGcttaacaaacaaaacattaaattcatGACTAAACCATGGATATCAGATGAACTCAAGCACTCTATACAGCACAAAAATaatctctttaaaaaatatattaggtctaaaaatcaaacaaataaaaccatATATCATAATGAGTATAAAACATTTCGTAATAACCTCCAATCTAAActcaaagaaagcaaaaaaaaatactacgataattattttactgaaaacataaagaatataaaagcaACCTGGAAAggcattaaaaacattattaatattaaaagtaactCTCAAACAAATCCTAATGTAATcatacataacaataaaacaataacaaacccCTCTGATATTTGTAATGCTTTCAACAACTACTTTACTAACATTGGTAAGGATGTCCAGGCAACAATTCCTTCATCCATGAATCATTTTACATATTACTTATCAAATCCTTTTCAAAAATCATTCTTTATAAAACCTACTGACGAACatgaaatttcaaatattatcaACTCTTTAGACGCAAATAAAGCTTCTGGACCAAATGGTCTGCCTgttaaaattctaaaactattaaaaacagaACTCTCAAGAATtctttctaacatttttaatatctcGTTCTCAAGTGGTATTTTCccagaaaacttaaaaactgcCAAAGTtgtacctatttttaaaactgattcaAAACTATTAATATCAAACTATAGGCCAATTTCCCTCCTCTCCAACATTGATAAAATTCTTGAAAGGCTAATGTTTAACCGCTTATACAAATTCttcaatgaaaataaattgttttgtgAATTACAATTTGGTTTTCGAACAAACTACTCTACATCACTTGCTTTATTAAGTCTAacagaaaaagttaaagattCTCTGGATGAAGGAATGTTTGGATGTGGCATTTTTATCGACCTTCAAAAGGCTTTTGACACTGTAGATATTGACATTTTACTTTATAAGCTATCGTACTATGGTATTAGAGGAGTCTCAAACTCTTGGTTCAAATCTTTCCTTACTAATAGAACTCAATTAGTATCCATTAGTGGGATGAGCTCAGACCTAAACGATATCAAA aatttaataaataatatttccaTTGTAATATGTGACACCACTGCAGCAAACACAG GTTTAGTGTTTCATTCTTGTCAACTTAATGTTCTCGATCTGATTCTTAAGCATTTTATGAACTCAAGGTTTGAATCCTTATCAACATCGCCTAATGTTAAATACTGGTTCATTAATGAGTTGATTAGTAACTACCatgatttaattgaaaaatacaagCCTAACGGGCTggttattaaaagtaaaaaatatgacaGGAATGATTATACGGAACTGGATTTGTTGTGTAAAGGATACAAGTTTTATCGAGACACAATGACATTACCcacaattcatttttttaaaccagaGCCTATTTCAAATGCAAGATGGAATTCAAGAGCTATCTATTGTATGGAATATATGCATTtgacttttgaaaaaaagaatcgATAA
- the LOC100207345 gene encoding protein phosphatase 1 regulatory subunit 7 isoform X3, with protein MENMTESSDEEHNNEDKDSIESTDFVSLIKEDEEHVDLTHARLGRVPDLTHVTKIKSLCLRENLIKDWDGLSLLTTLESLDLYDNLLTNIKSIETLTNLNYLDVSFNKVKKIENIDLLVNLEKLFLIRNKLSKIENLSSLTKLTLLELGSNRIRHIQGIECLVNLQELYLGQNKISKLENLTTLKKLKILSIQSNRILRIEGLEELEDLEEFYISFNGIEKIENLHCNKKLKTLDVGNNKISLIEGLDNMNELKEFWCNDNNVSDWKSTDVLARLPYLETVYLERNPLQLNDQSGYRRKIKLALPKLKQLDATLTG; from the exons ATGGAGAATATGACAGAAAGTTCAGATGAGGAACATAACAATGAAGATAAAGATAGTATAG aatcaacagATTTTGTAAGCTTGATAAAAGAAGATGAAGAG caTGTCGATTTAACTCATGCGCGACTTGGAAGAGTTCCTGATTTAACTCATGttactaaaataaaa AGTTTATGTCTTCGCGAGAACTTGATTAAAGATTGGGATGGTTTATCTTTACTAACTACTCTTGAGTCTCTGGATCTCTATGACAACCTACTTACCAATATAAAAAGCATTGAAACGCTCACAAATCTTAA ctACCTGGATGTGTCATTTAATAAAGTGAAAAAGATTGAAAACATCGACTTATTGGTTAACTTGGAAAAGCTTTTTTTGATTCGAAACAAACTTTCAAAGATCGAAAATTTAAGTAGTCtaacaaaattaacattattaGAACTTGGATCAAATAGAATCAGG catattcAAGGCATTGAATGTCTTGTGAATTTGCAAGAGTTGTATTTaggacaaaataaaatttcaaaacttgaaaatttaacGACTTTAAAGAAGTTGAAGATATTAAGTATTCAG agtAATCGAATCTTAAGGATTGAAGGGTTGGAAGAACTTGAAGATTTAGAAgagttttacataagttttaatggaattgaaaaaatagaaaatctcCACTGCAAC aaaaaactaaaaactctGGATGTTGGTAATAACAAGATTTCTCTTATTGAAGGGTTAGATAACATGAATGAGCTCAAAGAATTTTGG TGCAACGATAACAATGTCAGTGATTGGAAATCTACAGATGTTTTAGCAAGACTTCCATATTTAGAAACTGTATATTTAGAACGAAATCCTTTGCAGCTAAATGATCAGTCAGGTTATCGACGTAAGATAAAACTGGCTTTGCCGAAGCTAAAACAATTAGATGCAACATTGACTGGATAA
- the LOC100207345 gene encoding protein phosphatase 1 regulatory subunit 7 isoform X4, protein MENMTESSDEEHNNEDKDSIDFVSLIKEDEEHVDLTHARLGRVPDLTHVTKIKSLCLRENLIKDWDGLSLLTTLESLDLYDNLLTNIKSIETLTNLNYLDVSFNKVKKIENIDLLVNLEKLFLIRNKLSKIENLSSLTKLTLLELGSNRIRHIQGIECLVNLQELYLGQNKISKLENLTTLKKLKILSIQSNRILRIEGLEELEDLEEFYISFNGIEKIENLHCNKKLKTLDVGNNKISLIEGLDNMNELKEFWCNDNNVSDWKSTDVLARLPYLETVYLERNPLQLNDQSGYRRKIKLALPKLKQLDATLTG, encoded by the exons ATGGAGAATATGACAGAAAGTTCAGATGAGGAACATAACAATGAAGATAAAGATAGTATAG ATTTTGTAAGCTTGATAAAAGAAGATGAAGAG caTGTCGATTTAACTCATGCGCGACTTGGAAGAGTTCCTGATTTAACTCATGttactaaaataaaa AGTTTATGTCTTCGCGAGAACTTGATTAAAGATTGGGATGGTTTATCTTTACTAACTACTCTTGAGTCTCTGGATCTCTATGACAACCTACTTACCAATATAAAAAGCATTGAAACGCTCACAAATCTTAA ctACCTGGATGTGTCATTTAATAAAGTGAAAAAGATTGAAAACATCGACTTATTGGTTAACTTGGAAAAGCTTTTTTTGATTCGAAACAAACTTTCAAAGATCGAAAATTTAAGTAGTCtaacaaaattaacattattaGAACTTGGATCAAATAGAATCAGG catattcAAGGCATTGAATGTCTTGTGAATTTGCAAGAGTTGTATTTaggacaaaataaaatttcaaaacttgaaaatttaacGACTTTAAAGAAGTTGAAGATATTAAGTATTCAG agtAATCGAATCTTAAGGATTGAAGGGTTGGAAGAACTTGAAGATTTAGAAgagttttacataagttttaatggaattgaaaaaatagaaaatctcCACTGCAAC aaaaaactaaaaactctGGATGTTGGTAATAACAAGATTTCTCTTATTGAAGGGTTAGATAACATGAATGAGCTCAAAGAATTTTGG TGCAACGATAACAATGTCAGTGATTGGAAATCTACAGATGTTTTAGCAAGACTTCCATATTTAGAAACTGTATATTTAGAACGAAATCCTTTGCAGCTAAATGATCAGTCAGGTTATCGACGTAAGATAAAACTGGCTTTGCCGAAGCTAAAACAATTAGATGCAACATTGACTGGATAA